A region of Lycium barbarum isolate Lr01 chromosome 1, ASM1917538v2, whole genome shotgun sequence DNA encodes the following proteins:
- the LOC132601602 gene encoding protein LATERAL ORGAN BOUNDARIES-like — MASSSCYNSPCAACKFLRRKCLPGCIFAPYFPPEEPHKFANVHKIFGASNVTKLLNDLLPHQREDAVSTLAYEAEARVRDPVYGCVSAITFLQRQVERLQKELDDANADLLRYASCNDVSAPPVIGPQEIGSSLHNMTLSRRMGYDHGGGYHFPYPPSSWNDQNPSGGGGNI; from the coding sequence ATGGCTTCATCCAGCTGCTACAACTCCCCTTGTGCTGCCTGCAAATTCCTTAGGAGAAAGTGTCTGCCTGGTTGCATCTTTGCACCTTATTTCCCACCTGAGGAGCCACATAAGTTTGCCAATGTCCACAAGATCTTCGGGGCCAGCAATGTGACCAAGCTTCTAAACGACCTCCTCCCTCACCAGAGAGAGGACGCCGTCAGCACTCTGGCCTACGAAGCCGAGGCCAGAGTTAGAgatcctgtttatgggtgtgttagcGCGATCACCTTCCTCCAAAGGCAAGTCGAGCGCCTCCAGAAGGAGCTCGATGACGCTAATGCGGATTTACTCCGCTATGCTTCTTGCAATGACGTGTCCGCGCCACCAGTTATTGGCCCTCAGGAAATTGGCTCATCACTTCATAACATGACACTTAGTAGGAGAATGGGGTATGATCACGGAGGAGGTTATCATTTCCCTTATCCTCCCTCATCATGGAATGATCAAAACCCTTCTGGAGGAGGAGGAAATATTTGA